Proteins encoded together in one Pseudomonas sp. Seg1 window:
- the mapR gene encoding GntR family transcriptional regulator MpaR (MapR regulates genes involved in Pseudomonas quinolone signal (PQS) production and anthranilate metabolism), whose amino-acid sequence MKRYEKFADDIAELIRSGVLGPGQRVPSVRYASQTYGVSPSTVFQAYYLLERRGLIRARPRSGYFVNTHAPSPFSEPVISSHVNDSTEVDVSELVFSVLESIKDPSTVPFGSAFPSPTLFPLQRLSRSLASAAREMDPRMVVTDMSPGNPQLRRQIALRYMVGGLMLPMEELLITNGALEALNLCLQAVTEPGDLVAIEAPAFYASLQVLERLKLKAVEIPVHPRDGIDLGVLAQTLERHPIKACWCMTSFQNPMGATMPEAKKQELVELLRRHQVPLIEDDVYAELYYGQQAPKPAKAFDTEGLVMHCGSFAKSLAPGYRIGWVAAGRYAQKIERLKLMTSLCASMPAQAAIADYLQHGGYDRHLRKLRYALEEQQSAMLAAIARYFPAQTRVSQPAGGYFLWLELPPQMDSLKLFQMALAQGISIAPGPIFSPTQRFRNCIRLNYGSPWTEDSEKAMETLGRIVRSF is encoded by the coding sequence CCGTCCACGGTGTTCCAGGCCTATTACCTGCTCGAACGCCGTGGCCTGATCCGCGCCCGGCCGCGCTCCGGTTATTTCGTCAACACCCACGCTCCGAGTCCGTTCTCGGAGCCGGTGATCAGCAGCCACGTCAACGACTCCACCGAAGTCGACGTCAGCGAACTGGTGTTCTCGGTGCTGGAGTCGATCAAGGACCCGAGCACCGTGCCGTTCGGCTCGGCGTTCCCCAGCCCGACGCTGTTTCCGCTGCAACGCCTGTCGCGTTCGCTGGCCAGCGCCGCCAGGGAAATGGACCCGCGCATGGTCGTCACCGACATGTCGCCGGGCAATCCGCAACTGCGTCGACAAATCGCCCTGCGCTACATGGTTGGCGGGCTGATGCTGCCGATGGAAGAACTGCTGATCACCAACGGCGCCCTCGAAGCACTCAACCTGTGCCTGCAAGCCGTCACCGAACCGGGCGATCTGGTGGCTATCGAAGCCCCGGCGTTCTACGCCAGCCTGCAAGTGCTGGAGCGCCTCAAGCTAAAAGCCGTGGAAATCCCCGTGCACCCGCGCGACGGCATCGACCTCGGCGTACTCGCGCAGACGCTGGAACGCCACCCGATCAAGGCTTGCTGGTGCATGACCAGTTTCCAGAACCCGATGGGCGCGACCATGCCGGAGGCCAAGAAGCAGGAACTGGTCGAACTGTTGCGTCGCCATCAGGTGCCGTTGATCGAAGACGACGTCTACGCCGAACTCTATTACGGCCAACAGGCCCCGAAACCGGCCAAGGCGTTCGACACCGAAGGACTGGTGATGCATTGCGGCTCGTTCGCCAAGAGCCTGGCCCCCGGCTACCGCATCGGCTGGGTCGCTGCCGGGCGTTACGCGCAGAAGATCGAACGGTTGAAACTGATGACGTCGTTGTGCGCGTCGATGCCGGCGCAAGCGGCAATTGCCGATTACCTGCAACACGGCGGTTACGATCGGCATCTGCGCAAACTGCGTTATGCGCTGGAAGAGCAGCAAAGCGCGATGCTGGCGGCGATTGCCCGATATTTCCCGGCGCAGACGCGGGTCAGTCAACCGGCGGGCGGCTATTTTCTTTGGCTGGAACTACCGCCACAGATGGATTCGTTGAAGTTGTTTCAGATGGCGCTGGCGCAAGGCATCAGCATCGCGCCGGGGCCGATCTTTTCGCCGACGCAGCGGTTTCGCAATTGCATTCGACTGAACTATGGCAGCCCGTGGACCGAGGATTCGGAGAAAGCCATGGAGACGCTGGGGCGGATTGTGCGGTCGTTCTGA
- a CDS encoding SDR family oxidoreductase, translating to MDKVIVITGGGRGIGAATALLAAEQGYRICINYQSDEQAAHSVLEQVRALGAQAIAVRADVSIEDEVVAMFHRVDTELGRVTALVNNAGTVGHKSRVDEMSEFRILKIMKTNVLAPILCAKHAILRMSPKHGGQGGSIVNVSSVAARLGSPNEYVDYAASKGALDTFTIGLSKEVAGEGIRVNAVRPGYIYTDFHALSGDPDRVSKLESAIPMARGGRPDEVAEAIVWLLSDKASYATGTFVDLGGGR from the coding sequence ATGGATAAAGTCATTGTGATCACCGGCGGCGGGCGCGGGATTGGCGCCGCGACGGCGTTGTTGGCGGCCGAGCAGGGCTATCGGATCTGCATCAATTACCAGTCAGACGAACAGGCCGCGCATAGCGTGCTGGAGCAAGTCCGGGCGCTGGGCGCACAGGCTATCGCGGTGCGTGCCGACGTCAGTATCGAAGACGAAGTGGTCGCGATGTTCCATCGGGTCGACACCGAGCTGGGCCGGGTCACCGCACTGGTGAACAACGCCGGCACTGTCGGGCACAAATCGCGAGTCGATGAAATGTCCGAATTCCGTATTCTGAAAATCATGAAAACCAATGTCCTGGCGCCGATCCTCTGCGCCAAGCACGCGATCCTGCGCATGTCGCCCAAGCATGGCGGGCAGGGTGGCAGTATCGTCAACGTCTCTTCAGTGGCTGCGCGTCTGGGGTCACCCAATGAATACGTCGATTACGCGGCGTCCAAAGGTGCGCTCGACACCTTTACCATCGGTCTGTCCAAAGAAGTGGCGGGCGAGGGGATTCGGGTCAACGCGGTGCGCCCGGGTTACATCTACACCGATTTCCATGCGTTGAGCGGTGATCCGGATCGGGTCAGCAAGCTGGAATCGGCAATCCCGATGGCCCGGGGCGGGCGACCGGATGAGGTGGCAGAGGCGATTGTCTGGTTGCTGTCGGACAAGGCTTCTTATGCGACGGGGACGTTTGTTGATCTGGGTGGTGGGCGTTGA